The proteins below are encoded in one region of Lactuca sativa cultivar Salinas chromosome 3, Lsat_Salinas_v11, whole genome shotgun sequence:
- the LOC111910660 gene encoding bZIP transcription factor 2, whose amino-acid sequence MAACGVTKFNESTQPLVLVSDDNHDSVSRKQKRTISNRESARKSRIRKKKHMEDLVGQVSQLVSENKCMAINLKDTTQMFVKMESDNLVLKAQLAELTHEFESLNEISNGFNLVMSDVDYENKAWCAW is encoded by the coding sequence ATGGCTGCTTGTGGTGTGACAAAATTTAATGAGTCAACTCAACCCCTGGTTTTGGTTTCTGACGATAATCATGATTCGGTCTCGAGGAAGCAAAAAAGAACCATATCGAACAGGGAATCTGCTAGGAAATCGAGGATACGCAAAAAGAAACATATGGAGGATCTTGTAGGACAAGTGAGTCAACTCGTGAGTGAGAACAAATGCATGGCCATCAACTTGAAAGATACAACTCAGATGTTCGTCAAGATGGAGTCCGACAATTTGGTTCTTAAAGCTCAATTGGCTGAGTTGACTCACGAATTCGAGTCACTCAATGAGATTAGTAATGGATTCAACTTAGTCATGAGTGATGTCGACTATGAAAATAAAGCATGGTGTGCATGGTGA